TAACCCCTCTGCAATGTGTGTCCGTCGCTTACCACCACATCTGTAAAGAACACCACTCTTTTCTGTTCGTCCTCTGCGGTCTCTCCCAGATTGTTAATTATCAAAACCTCCCTTGTCTTGTCCATAAGCACCACCAGCACCTGCTTTACTTTGTCTCCGTAACTTCTTGCCCTTTCGTTGGCTCTTTTGAGAAGCTCAGTCCTGTAGGCTATATCCTGAGCATCTATGTCTATTTCCACATGGGTTTTTCCTCTTATGTACCTTTTGCCTACCGCAACTGGACCACAGGCATTACCCATAGACAAAGCCTTTGCTATCTGTACCAAGTTTTCAAAGGTTATGTCAGTAGTATAACCATAATAGGTTTTACCATCTTTTATAAGCCTTATGCCTACTCCTTCGTCAATGCCCCACTGGACCTTCTCTACTTTGTTGTTCTCAAAGTGTATCCTGCAAATCCTAGACCTCTCGTAAAAGATCTCACCGTACTGTCCACCACCCGACATAAGATAAGACAGTATATAACCTGCCTTCTCCTTGAGAAGGTCTTTAACACTTTCTTGAGTCTGTAGCATCTTAGAAGCCAAAGGTGGTGGGTATGTCCATATTCACATCCTTGACTTCCTTTATCTCTGGGAACTTGTTCTTTAAGGCTCTTTCTATACCAGCCTTTAGTGTAAGTACGGACATACCACAACCAGAACACGCACCCATCATACGCACTAAAACAGTGCCATCTTCCAACACATCTACAAGCTCCACATCTCCACCGTCAAACCTAAGAGCAGGTCTTATCTCATCAAGAACCGCTTCTACTTCCTCTCTTGTAGGCATAGCCATTTTTAACCTCCTTAAAGTTTATTAGAATAAAATACTCCAAAAGACGCTAAAGATGGATGAGAAAAGTCAGTTTGTTGTGATAGGTAAAATTGTGGATACTTACGGACTTAAGGGATACATAAAGGTGGAACCTTACCTTGAGCCAAAGCATTGGAAAAAATTAAAGGTTGTGTTTCTCAAAAAGAAAGGCGGTGATTACTTACCTTTTACATTAGAAGATGTTAAAAGGCACGGAAGGTATGTACTGGTTAAGTTCTCTAACTGTGAAGATGTGGAATCTGCTCGCAGGTATGTATCCGCTAAGGTCTTTCTACCTACCCATCAACTTCCAAAGACGGGAAAGGAAGAGTACTATTACTTTGAGCTGGAGGGTATGGAGGTCTACACGCAGAGCGGAAAGTTTTTAGGTAAGATCACGGGGATTTTGGAAACACAGCCTTACAACCTTCTTGAGCTTGATGAGGGCAGGGGATACATACCCTTTACTCAAGCCATGGTAAAAAAGGTGGACAAAGAAAATAAAAAAATAGAAGTGTCTGATCTTCTATCCGAGCTTTATTGATTATATTATAATTATTTTTAACTGAGGGAGGATATGAGGTTTCTTGTTAAACTCAAAACAGTAGATAACGAACCTGCAAAGATTAGCCTTGACTACAGAAGCAGGTTTATATCCCTACTCAAAAGAGTGTTTGGGACTGAGGAATTTTCAAAAGATCACCCAAGACCGTACACCTTTGCGGTTTATCTGGGAAAAGAAGTAAAACTGGAAGGAGATGCCTTTGAAGGTGTAAAGACTATAAACTTCAGGTTCTCCACAGGAAACAGCATAACTGCGGTGAAGTTCTACAACGGTATACTCAAGTTAAAAAAGAAAAACTACAAACACAGCATAGGAAGTGGTAAATTCTCTATAGAGTGGATAAAAGAAGAAAAAGAAAGACCTATAGGTGAAGTATTTAAAGTGCTCTCACCTGTTGTGGTAGAACGCATGGGTTATAAAAATCCAAAAGACCCTGAAGATAGATACGTACTACCTTCTGAAAAAGGTTTTGAGGAATCTCTTCTTGAAAACCTAATAAGAAGATACACGACCATTATAGGTAAGGAGCCAAAAATCAACACTTTTAGATTTGAACCCTTAGAGGTTAAGGAAGAGGTTATAAGACACTACGGAGGATTACTTAGAGGTTTTCTTGGTAAGTTTCGTTTAGTGTCAGATTCTGATGAAATCCTCCGTTTTATATATCAGTATGGTATTGGGGTGAGAACAGGTCAAGGTTTTGGCTATCTGGAGGTGGAGAATGGAGAAGTTAGAGTTTCAGATTGAGTTTATAACGCCAGCCTTTATAGGGGGAGCGAACCCTCGTGAGAGTGCAGAGCTAAGACCCACAAGCTTTGTGGGATTATTAAGGTGGTGGTACAGAGCTATTCTAAGACACCAGGTAAAAAGTTTTAAAGAGCTATATGAAAAAGAAAGCGAACTCTTCGGAAGTCAAGAAAAGGCAGGAAGGGTGTGGATAAGGATAAAAGGGAACGTCAAGGGCGAGCTTAAAAACTGTCAAACTTGGAGAGCTAACAATGAAAGAGACACAGACTGGGGAAAAGTTTACTTGGGCTACGGTAATATTTTGTACATCAATTTTGAGAGAGAAGAGAATCGCGAAAGCTATTCTCAGCTTTATAAGTTATGTGGTAATAAAAGAGGAAATTTTACAGTCAGAGCTTGGCTTGAGAAAAAGCAAAATGCAAACCTTCAAATCCTTGTGCCAAAGCACCTTAAAGAAAAAGTGGAAGCCTTGCTTTTTCTCTTTTCCCAAATAGGGAGTATAGGAAGTAGAAATCGCAGGGGTTGGGGCAGTCTTTATCTTAAGCCTCTATACGAGAGCGAGTATAAAAATTGGAATAATTGGAATAAAGAAGAATTCAAGAGGGTTTTACAAATTTTAGGTGGTGTTCCGCCAAACATGGAAATCTATAAGCTTAATGAAAGTTATGCAAATCCGTTAGAAGCTTTAGAAGAAATTGGAAGGAAATATAGGACATTTAGAAGCAGAAGATCGCCCGATTATAGAAATGTGAAAGATTTTCTGCAAACTGGAACATTTAAAGGTCATACCGTTGAAAGAGCATACTTTGGTCTTCCTTTGAGCTTCAAATTTAGAAGCTTAAACCAAAAGGAGGCTCAGCTCATTTGCAAAGCTGATAGACTCTCAAGCCCAGTGAGGTTTAGGGTCGTAAGACTACCCGATGGTAAATTCACTTGCTTAGTGGTCCATTTTGAAACAAAAGAAGATGAAATGCCAGAAGACTTTAAGATTTTGGATAAGCAAAATAGAAAACAAATCAGTATAGCTAAACCATCAAGCAAGATATTTAAAGACTTTGTAAACACACATAAATTGCAAAGGGAGGTTCCTTGATGCCTAAAAAACTTCTCATCTTTTCTTTCTCTCCCGTTCAGGGATTCATATCTGCATCCAGAAGACCTAGAGACCTCTTTACGGGAAGCTACATCATCTCTTACTTAACCGAGAGAGTAATAAAAGATTTGGGTCTCAAAGACAAGGTGATTTATCCAGTGATAAAAGAGGAAGGTTCACACCTTGCTAACTATCCCAACAAGTTCATAGCGGTCGTTGAAGAAAACATGTGCGATGAGGTAGAAGGCAAATTCCGTGACATTTGGAAAGGTATATGTGAAGAAGTTTGGAAGGGACTGGAGCTAAAACACGCAGAAGACCAGTTTTGGAAGCATGTGGATAACTACTTTAATCCTGTATGCTCTTGCTTAGAGTTTTTAGATAAAGATAGCTGGGAGGACATTTTGGGAGTTTCTGAAAATTTAGAAGGAGAGCCTTACGCATTTACCTATGACCTTTTGGAAAGGCTTTTGGGAGCCAAAAAGTCTTGGAGACCTTATAGAGGAATTGTTGATGCTCACAATTTTGAAGGGAAATATCCAAACGGTTGCACTATGTGTGGCGAGCGCTTGCATCTTGCCATTGATTGGGATAGGAATAATAAAAAGAAGTTCTTTAAAGAAAAAGATGCAAGGCACATAAGAGAGGGCGAAAAGCTCTGTGGTGTGTGTTTGGTAAAGAGGTTTGCTGTTAAGTATTACTTTAAAAATCACTTTGGAAAAGACCTGTGGCACTATCCTTCTACCGAGGAAGTGGCAGGTATAAACTTTAAGAAAAAGTTAAGGAAGTTTAGGGATGAAATAAAAGAAGACTATAAAAAGTTAGTTGGAAAACTTCAAGAAACGCCTTACATCATAAAGAACCCAACAATCAAAACTTTTGAAGACTTAGAAGAGCTTGATGCGGAGCTTTTTAGAAAAGATGGCTGGGAAGGACTGTTCAAAAGTCTAAAAGACATGTTTGACGAGCAAAAAGCGGAGGAAATAAAGGGCTTACTTTACGAATTGGTGAAAAAACTCGAAAGAAAAGGTGTGGAACACACTAACTCGTATTACGCCATTATGATCTCCGATGGAGACGGCATAGGTGAGTGGTTGGGAATAAAAAGTGATATAAGGCGAGGACCTCTAAGGGAGGAGTTTCACAGAGACTTTTCAAAGAGCCTTTCCGAATACGCAGAGGAAATAACGCAAGTAAAAAACCCTCCAAAGTTAACCATATACGCAGGTGGGGACGATACGGTAGCTTTTCTTCATCCCTTTGATGCGGTGGAGTATGCAAAGGTATGCAACGAAAAGTTTAGAGATAAGCTAAGTAGGTTTGCAAAAGAAGGCAGAAAACCATCCATCAGCGCAGGTATTCTCATAACCCATGCCAAAATGAACTTACAAAAAGCGTTAGATGATGCAAGGTCTTTGGAAAAGCAAGCTAAAGGCGTAAAAGGTAAAGGTGCGGTTTGCATTGGCGTGCTAACAAGGTCAGGTAGTTTGACTTCCTTTGTTTCCAAGTGGGAAGACCTAGAACTTTACGAGGAGGTCTTAAGAGCCTTTATGTCCAAAAGGATAGGCTCCACTATTGTTTACGAGCTGAGACCTCTGGCAGAAAAGTTTGGCGAAGAAAGCAGAGAGGATATTTTCTTTGCGTTGATTAAAAGGGTACTCAAAAGAAAGGTGGAGAAAGAATACAGAGATAATCTTTACTCGCTCATAAGGTGTTTCTACGAAAGGTCAAAGACCTATACGGAAGATAAGCCAAAGGAGTTTGCAATAAGAAACCTGCTCCATCTTTTTTATGTGGCAAGGTTTGTGGGAACGCTGGAGGATAGAGATGAAAGCGTATAAGGTAAAAGCTTATAACCCTGTATGGTTTGGTGGTCTGAGGCACATGACCATGGAAGAGGAGCACTATATGAAAAGTGATGTTTTCCCAAACATTATGAGATTTTTCAAATTCGTCAAAGATTCCGATCGTAAAGGAGCCTGCTACGGTGTCTTTCTATACGACGAGAGAAAAAACACTTTCCTATTTCCTGCCCCTGCGGACATAGTAGGAAAGAGAAAAACGGGAGGGGATTGGAAGGTTTTAACTCTGAGAAGATTAACCTTACCCACCTGCAAAGAGGAAAAATTACTACCCCTAATAAGGGGAAGCCTAACTGCCTTTGAAACAGTGGAAGGATACGCTATAACTTCCAAAGGTTTAGAAGCGTGGATGGAAGCCTCTCCTGACATTGAGCTTGTAAAGCTCAAAGACCTTGTAAAAACCGAAATGAAGGTGGGTCTTAAGATAGATAAGGACACAAAGACTGCACAGGAGAGCCTGCTGTACTTTCAAGAGAGGGTAAGGTTGAAAGATGGCATAAGCTTTGTGTTTTTGGCAAACAGAAAGGGAAGCTGGTCTTTCTTGGGAGGGGAGAGAAACCCTGCGGTAGTTGAGGAGGTAAAAGACCTTCCAGAACTATTTTCACAAAGAGTGCAAGTCAAAAAAGGCAGGTATTACAAGCTCTACTTACTTACACACACTTACATAGAAGAAGCAAAGGAAGGAAAAGAGATCAAGCTCAGAGGTATAGAGGGCAAGATGGAGCTAAAATTTGAGCTTGCGTGGATCTTTTCAAGAGGAAGTGAGTTCGTATCTGGATATAACAAACCTGCCTTGGAGATGTTAAAGCCCGGTTGTGTGCTTGTGTTAAAAGCTACTACTGAAGGTGATTTTAGTAGTCTGTGTCAAGTTTTGGTCAGTGAAAAACTTTTTAACATTGACAATTTAAAACGCTTCAACGAGTCTGGTTGGAATACGGGAATTTTAACTGAGGGAGGTTAAAAACAGTTGATGAGAACAGGCAACATGATTACCCTTCAATGCCAGTTAGAGCTTTCTAAACAAGATAAAGAAATGCTCTTATCTCTTATGCGTAAATTCTCCTCTTGCATGAGGTATGCTTACAAGAGGCTATTGGAAGGAAAAGATAGAAAAGAGCTTAAGAAAGAACTGAAGGTTAGTTCCTATGCTTGGTGTAGGGACTATGTCTGCTCCAATACCGCCTGCTGGGTTTGGGAGCAGATTGAAAAGGCGGGATACAAGTAGCCCAGCCGAAAGTGTGAGTTTTACACACTTTCGCTAACCAGGTATGGAAGATGAGTAAGACTTACCTTATCAGAACCCTTACACCGCTACATGTGGGTACAGGGACAGGCTTAGGGTATGTGGACCTACCCATCTACAGAGAAGCGCACACGGACTTTCCGAGCATTCCTGCCTCTGCTATAAAAGGCGTCCTCAGAACCTATGAGATTAGAAAGCTCGCAAGGGATTTAAAACTGCCTGCAAAAGATGTAGAAAAAAGAGTAGAGACTTGTGAGGAGAAGGAACGAGATGAGAGTGTTCTTAGATTGGCAAAACTTTTCGGAAACCAAAATTGGGAAGGCTCACTGGTGATAAGAGATGCGAGGATTCTTTTCTTCCCAGTTAAGTCCCTTAAAGGTGTGTTTGCCTTGATAACCTGCCCTTATGTGATAAAGAGGTTTAAGGAAGATACTGGGAAGGAGCTGTTTCAAGGGAGCTTAGAGATCTCTAATGCGGAGGAATGCACTGTTGTTAAAAACTCAAGGGCTGTGATGGAGGATAAGGAAGAAAAACTCGTAGTGCTTGAAGAGTTTACTCTAAGGGTCATAAGGGAAGTTGGTCTGGAAGTTCCCAAGTTGGATGAGGAAAGAAAAAGAAGGATTGTTTTAGTTAGCGACGAGCTTTTTACTCACATGGTGAAAACTTACACGGAGATACAGACCCACATAAAGGTAAGCGTAGAGACAGGAACCGTTGAAAGGGGAGCTCTTTGGACCGAAGAGTACGTACCTTCTGAGGCGGTGTTCTACTTCATGATTGACGGAGATTATACCATTCCTGAAAAAACACTTCAGATAGGTGGGAACACTACATCAGGAAAAGGCATTGTGGAGGTGGTGGAGCTATGAGAAGTAAAGAGCAGGAAAGGGTGAGCATAGCTTACGAATTTGTAGAATCCGTTAAAAACAAGGAAATAGAAGAAAAGTACGCAAGCCTCGTGAAAAAACTGCCTGCTATGATAGTCCATAATGGGCTATTGGCTACGCTCGCTTTCCTAAAGGCTAAGTCAAACAACGGGAAAGAAAACGAGCACTCACTCCTTCTTAAACATATACTTGAATACTTAAAAAAGGCTAATCACCTAAAAGATAGTAAATACGATAGCTTTATACAGCTTGTAAATACCGAAAGTTTCACAACAGAGAGGTACTTACACATCACAAGAGAAGTACTCAATTTTGCGGTATGGCTCAAAAGAATAGCAGAAGGGGAGCTCAAAGATGATGAACAGGTTTAAAAACTTGCTGGAAAAAGAGAAGTGGTCTAACTTTTCTTTGGGTTTTTATAAGCTTATAGCGGTTTATGAATTAGATAAGAAGAAGTCTATTTTGGAAACATTAAAGGACAATGTTGACTGGTATTCAGTAAAAGAAGCCTGCAACATGTTTGAAACCACTATGGAGCAAGCGAAAAGTGGTTTTGAAACAAAGACGCTCAGAGCAAAAACGGGCTACCGCTTTATAACGGGAATGGGTTATCCCTCACCTGTGGAAAACGGCATGCTTTTGCATCACATTTACGGTATCCCTTACATTCACGGCGAATCTGTAAAGGGTCTTGTGAGGCATGTGTTTTGTGAGAAGATAGCCTACAAGGAAGAAGAAAACTATGACGAGTTTTTAAAGGCGCTAAAAAACCTTATCCAAAAGCTTGAAGAGGAGACATACGAAGATGAGAAGGTCCTCAAAGAATACACTCTTCTGTTTGGAACTAAAAAAAGGGAGGGAGCGATAGTTTTCTTTGATGCGTACCCACAAGAAATCAGAAAAGATAACTTCGTAATAGACATTATGAACCCTCACTATGTGAAATATTACGCAGAAAAGGGGAAGGAACCACCCGCAGATTGGTACAACCCTACACCCATATTCTTCCTTGCCCTTGAAGATATAGAATTTGTGTTCACAATAGGCTACGACCCTCTTAGGTTGGGAAAGGAGGAAGGTGATAAGCTGATTGAAAAGGCTGTATCTTACCTAAGGAAAGGGCTTGAGATGTATGGCATGGGTGCAAAGAAAAGAAAAGGTTATGGGTGGTTTAATGTGTCAGAAAGGTAGGTTTCTGAGCGTTATTAATAAACAGAAGGAGGGTTAAAAGATGGCTGGGCTCACTTTGACCATTATAACCTCAAAGGCAACAAGTCTTAACTACGGAGAGACCGTAGGGAATGTTTCCATACTCAAAAAGCTATCTCTTGGAGACAGCTCTCAGATAACCTTTGTATCAGACAAGGCTCTAAAGTACGACATGAAAAGAAAAGGAAGGGATGAGAAAGGTTGGAAGTTGCTTGATGAAAAACTAAAGGAGTACATAGAGGGAAACATAAAGGACGATAAACTTGATGTTGACCAATTTGGGAAAGCACTTATTAAAGACTACCAGGAGTTTGACCTTTTTGGAGGGCTCTTTACAAACTTAAAAACAGAGAGGAAGGTAAAACTAAGCTACGGAGACAGCGTAAAGAGAGTATGTCCTGCGAAGGTCACTTACGCCTTTTCCATATCCAAGTTTTCAGGAGACATGAATTTCATAAACAACATAGATGCATACAATAGGTACATCAAGCACATAGAGGACAAGCAGGACCAAGCGATAGCTAACAGCGAGGAACACACTTCTCACTACCTTTACACTCTCACCGTTGACTTAGACAGAGTAGGTGTATGGGAAAAGGAAGACGGCTCAAAAGAAGAGGTTCTTACTAAGGAAGAGAAGGCAAAGAGAGTCCAAGACCTTTTAGACATCATCATGACCTTAGACAGACAGATAAGGGGCAGGTGGGAAAATCTTTCGCCTGTTTTTGTGGTGGGAGGAGTGTTTACTGCCAAGCATCCCTTCTTTATGGACTGTGTGGATGCTAAGGAGGTAGAAGGCAGGCTATGGATAAATGTTCAAAGACTAAAGGAGTGCGTGGAGCTTGTGCCTGAGCAAGAAAAGGTTGTGTTAGGAGTGCTTTCGGGAACTTTCCTCAATGAGGAAGAGCTAAAAAGCGCATTCACCGTTAAAACCCTGAGGGAAACCTTTGATGAGCTAAAAAGACAGGTGAGAGAGTACTATGGAGTGTCTTAAGTTTGAACTTTTCTCACCTTGCACTACCTTTAAGACCCCCTTCTCTCTGAAAGGTATAGAGACCTACCCTCTTCCTACTTACTCCACTATCGTAGGTCTTCTTTATACCGCTCTTGGCGAAAAGTGGAAAGGAGAAGAATTTCTCATATCGGTACAGGGAACTTACGAAACGGTGTTTAGAGACTACATAAGGCTGAGGAAGTACAACAGGAAGGATGAAGAGTTAGAAGTTCTGCCTTTGGAAGTGCCAAGGCTTTATAAAATGTACTGCGTAATCCACACAGTAGGATCGTCCTTAGAGAAGTTCAAAAAAGCACTGGAAAGTCCCTCCCTTTACCTGTCCTTTGGAGGGGGTGAGTATCCTCTGTTGGTAAAGAACCCTCGCTTACTTGGGGCAGAAGAAAAGTATTGGGAAGGAGAGCTACGCTATAATGCTTATGTTCCCAAAAGCAGGAAATCCTCTCTATACGGTGAGGGAATATACTTTCGCATACCTTCCTTTTACCAAGTTATAGACGGTGAGAGAGTGTGGAAGTGGGAGGAAGTCTATTACTTCCAAAAGGGAACCACCTTTGAGGGCAAACTGTGGGTTGATGAAGAGGGGGATGTACTATGGTTGTGAGGTTTTACGCAGATAACTGGCTCACCGCTTCCGCTGGGGTTGGGCTCTTAAAGGCTCTTGAACACAAAGGCATAGAGTGGGAACCCTTCTTGAAGGGAAATGTTATAGAGCTACCCGAAGACCTGTTTAAAGAGATAGGAAAAATCTATGCGGATTACCTTTTGTCTGATTTCAACCAAGATACACTAAAGAACCTTCTTGAAAAGGAAAGGAAGAAAGAGTTCAATCTTTACAACAGTATAGCTTATCCCAAAATAGGAGATTTTTATTCCAATAGCCCCATTGTAAATCCCTCAAAGACTGGAAGAGCCAACGCAGAGTTTAAAAAGTTTTACGAAAAGGAGAAGAACATAGAGCTTTTATACTCTAAGGCAGTAGATGTGGTTAGAAACTTTATTAAGGAACAGTTTGACGAGCTTTTGGGACATGAAAGGAGCCAAAAGGTGTGCTTCTTCTGTAGAGAAAGAAAGGCTTATATAAAGGACAAGAAGGTAAAGGTCTTTGAAGCAACAAACTTTACCCCTCTTGCTGCAAGTCCAAACACGGTGGAAAACTTCTTCTGGAACGGTAAAAGCAATATGTACATGTGTCCCGAGTGTGAGATATTCATGTACTTTTCCGCCTTTGCCTTTCAAAGAACGCTCAGAGGAACTTATATG
The sequence above is drawn from the Hydrogenobacter hydrogenophilus genome and encodes:
- a CDS encoding NifU family protein, whose product is MAMPTREEVEAVLDEIRPALRFDGGDVELVDVLEDGTVLVRMMGACSGCGMSVLTLKAGIERALKNKFPEIKEVKDVNMDIPTTFGF
- the rimM gene encoding ribosome maturation factor RimM (Essential for efficient processing of 16S rRNA), with the translated sequence MDEKSQFVVIGKIVDTYGLKGYIKVEPYLEPKHWKKLKVVFLKKKGGDYLPFTLEDVKRHGRYVLVKFSNCEDVESARRYVSAKVFLPTHQLPKTGKEEYYYFELEGMEVYTQSGKFLGKITGILETQPYNLLELDEGRGYIPFTQAMVKKVDKENKKIEVSDLLSELY
- the cas6 gene encoding CRISPR-associated endoribonuclease Cas6, encoding MRFLVKLKTVDNEPAKISLDYRSRFISLLKRVFGTEEFSKDHPRPYTFAVYLGKEVKLEGDAFEGVKTINFRFSTGNSITAVKFYNGILKLKKKNYKHSIGSGKFSIEWIKEEKERPIGEVFKVLSPVVVERMGYKNPKDPEDRYVLPSEKGFEESLLENLIRRYTTIIGKEPKINTFRFEPLEVKEEVIRHYGGLLRGFLGKFRLVSDSDEILRFIYQYGIGVRTGQGFGYLEVENGEVRVSD
- the cmr1 gene encoding type III-B CRISPR module RAMP protein Cmr1; its protein translation is MEKLEFQIEFITPAFIGGANPRESAELRPTSFVGLLRWWYRAILRHQVKSFKELYEKESELFGSQEKAGRVWIRIKGNVKGELKNCQTWRANNERDTDWGKVYLGYGNILYINFEREENRESYSQLYKLCGNKRGNFTVRAWLEKKQNANLQILVPKHLKEKVEALLFLFSQIGSIGSRNRRGWGSLYLKPLYESEYKNWNNWNKEEFKRVLQILGGVPPNMEIYKLNESYANPLEALEEIGRKYRTFRSRRSPDYRNVKDFLQTGTFKGHTVERAYFGLPLSFKFRSLNQKEAQLICKADRLSSPVRFRVVRLPDGKFTCLVVHFETKEDEMPEDFKILDKQNRKQISIAKPSSKIFKDFVNTHKLQREVP
- the cas10 gene encoding type III-B CRISPR-associated protein Cas10/Cmr2 encodes the protein MPKKLLIFSFSPVQGFISASRRPRDLFTGSYIISYLTERVIKDLGLKDKVIYPVIKEEGSHLANYPNKFIAVVEENMCDEVEGKFRDIWKGICEEVWKGLELKHAEDQFWKHVDNYFNPVCSCLEFLDKDSWEDILGVSENLEGEPYAFTYDLLERLLGAKKSWRPYRGIVDAHNFEGKYPNGCTMCGERLHLAIDWDRNNKKKFFKEKDARHIREGEKLCGVCLVKRFAVKYYFKNHFGKDLWHYPSTEEVAGINFKKKLRKFRDEIKEDYKKLVGKLQETPYIIKNPTIKTFEDLEELDAELFRKDGWEGLFKSLKDMFDEQKAEEIKGLLYELVKKLERKGVEHTNSYYAIMISDGDGIGEWLGIKSDIRRGPLREEFHRDFSKSLSEYAEEITQVKNPPKLTIYAGGDDTVAFLHPFDAVEYAKVCNEKFRDKLSRFAKEGRKPSISAGILITHAKMNLQKALDDARSLEKQAKGVKGKGAVCIGVLTRSGSLTSFVSKWEDLELYEEVLRAFMSKRIGSTIVYELRPLAEKFGEESREDIFFALIKRVLKRKVEKEYRDNLYSLIRCFYERSKTYTEDKPKEFAIRNLLHLFYVARFVGTLEDRDESV
- a CDS encoding type III-B CRISPR module-associated Cmr3 family protein, coding for MKAYKVKAYNPVWFGGLRHMTMEEEHYMKSDVFPNIMRFFKFVKDSDRKGACYGVFLYDERKNTFLFPAPADIVGKRKTGGDWKVLTLRRLTLPTCKEEKLLPLIRGSLTAFETVEGYAITSKGLEAWMEASPDIELVKLKDLVKTEMKVGLKIDKDTKTAQESLLYFQERVRLKDGISFVFLANRKGSWSFLGGERNPAVVEEVKDLPELFSQRVQVKKGRYYKLYLLTHTYIEEAKEGKEIKLRGIEGKMELKFELAWIFSRGSEFVSGYNKPALEMLKPGCVLVLKATTEGDFSSLCQVLVSEKLFNIDNLKRFNESGWNTGILTEGG
- the cmr4 gene encoding type III-B CRISPR module RAMP protein Cmr4; its protein translation is MSKTYLIRTLTPLHVGTGTGLGYVDLPIYREAHTDFPSIPASAIKGVLRTYEIRKLARDLKLPAKDVEKRVETCEEKERDESVLRLAKLFGNQNWEGSLVIRDARILFFPVKSLKGVFALITCPYVIKRFKEDTGKELFQGSLEISNAEECTVVKNSRAVMEDKEEKLVVLEEFTLRVIREVGLEVPKLDEERKRRIVLVSDELFTHMVKTYTEIQTHIKVSVETGTVERGALWTEEYVPSEAVFYFMIDGDYTIPEKTLQIGGNTTSGKGIVEVVEL
- the cmr5 gene encoding type III-B CRISPR module-associated protein Cmr5; this encodes MRSKEQERVSIAYEFVESVKNKEIEEKYASLVKKLPAMIVHNGLLATLAFLKAKSNNGKENEHSLLLKHILEYLKKANHLKDSKYDSFIQLVNTESFTTERYLHITREVLNFAVWLKRIAEGELKDDEQV
- the cmr6 gene encoding type III-B CRISPR module RAMP protein Cmr6 encodes the protein MMNRFKNLLEKEKWSNFSLGFYKLIAVYELDKKKSILETLKDNVDWYSVKEACNMFETTMEQAKSGFETKTLRAKTGYRFITGMGYPSPVENGMLLHHIYGIPYIHGESVKGLVRHVFCEKIAYKEEENYDEFLKALKNLIQKLEEETYEDEKVLKEYTLLFGTKKREGAIVFFDAYPQEIRKDNFVIDIMNPHYVKYYAEKGKEPPADWYNPTPIFFLALEDIEFVFTIGYDPLRLGKEEGDKLIEKAVSYLRKGLEMYGMGAKKRKGYGWFNVSER
- the cas7i gene encoding type I-B CRISPR-associated protein Cas7/Cst2/DevR, whose product is MAGLTLTIITSKATSLNYGETVGNVSILKKLSLGDSSQITFVSDKALKYDMKRKGRDEKGWKLLDEKLKEYIEGNIKDDKLDVDQFGKALIKDYQEFDLFGGLFTNLKTERKVKLSYGDSVKRVCPAKVTYAFSISKFSGDMNFINNIDAYNRYIKHIEDKQDQAIANSEEHTSHYLYTLTVDLDRVGVWEKEDGSKEEVLTKEEKAKRVQDLLDIIMTLDRQIRGRWENLSPVFVVGGVFTAKHPFFMDCVDAKEVEGRLWINVQRLKECVELVPEQEKVVLGVLSGTFLNEEELKSAFTVKTLRETFDELKRQVREYYGVS
- the cas5b gene encoding type I-B CRISPR-associated protein Cas5b, producing the protein MECLKFELFSPCTTFKTPFSLKGIETYPLPTYSTIVGLLYTALGEKWKGEEFLISVQGTYETVFRDYIRLRKYNRKDEELEVLPLEVPRLYKMYCVIHTVGSSLEKFKKALESPSLYLSFGGGEYPLLVKNPRLLGAEEKYWEGELRYNAYVPKSRKSSLYGEGIYFRIPSFYQVIDGERVWKWEEVYYFQKGTTFEGKLWVDEEGDVLWL